In Miscanthus floridulus cultivar M001 chromosome 8, ASM1932011v1, whole genome shotgun sequence, the sequence tcaaatgcaacgtgagatacatcaaatggaactttatttactcctctactcatcATCGATATCattgtcctcatcctcatcctcgtcgttggtatcaacatcgtcatcctcctcctctatagccatGTGGCCCTTTTGCTTGTTAGCGGTGATGCGGTTGGCCACCTACTCAGCATCGGCACAAACCAGGTTGTGCCAGTGCTTCTCGGTGTTGTGGGCGGTGTTGATTCCCTACGTCACTACGCTAGTGTCGAAGCCATCTATCCGACTCTGATAGCAAGCAAGGATGTACTCCGTGTTATTCGTGCGATTCTTGTTCAGGTAGGTTGGCAGTTCTTCCAGGACATCGGtgagttggtgaaaaatgaagaTGTAACTGCTCACCTTTTCCTCCCAAGGTGGGTTGAGGGTGCCCACCCTGGTGTTCTGTAGCACATGCCtgatcttcaagaaagccttactcatgatgctAGTAGGTCAATTGTCTCTATCTCCAAAGAGATCCACcggagcttcatcttgattcaccacaAGCATggcgtcatcctccttcaccatgggcACGACGGCATCCTCCATGGGCACGACGTCATCCCCCTCCCGTGTGTGCTTCGCAGAAGGCTCATCCTTCACCATGGTGGTGGCTAACAGTGAAATAGATTTGGAGAAGGCAACTGCACGTCCCTAGTGAGTTTAGATCTACAGTGGGAATGGGAGGGCTcggggaaggaaggaaaacaagcagAGTTATGGAAGAGATCACAACGattaatatatcactactatagAGGAGCCATTAATGTTTTTTAGggaacaaagaggagccattggtgttaaaATGTTACTGCACACGCAAAAGCCATTGGTGTTTAAACGTGTCTGACACTACAtagaccttagcttacattacaaacaaaTTAAAGTTGTTggaaaataatgacaacatccattcaagaggaaattaacatgtccatagacaatcaaacaacattaatccatttaaacatgtcatgacagagagatacatcaaatgcatctttatttactactttgctaatgactccaactctaaGAACATGGAaaatagggaagatagtaaggtctgccAATGATTTCTAGCAGGATGTCATGTCTACCTTACATAatgtaatgtgtagggatgacatgaacttttctgtttTCTAGGTTATATGCGATGACGGCTCTTTCCACCCTAACCCCAACAAAGAAaaccaaattccattctaggtgaactataaCCATTGTGTAGCATGATTCAAAATCAAAGTAACCCATTTGTTTCTTAGTCTTTCCAAACAACTTACGTAGGATGAGATTATGCTTTGTtgtccatttattattagtaccatagtcttcaaggatccagattgtaagcttggacatattgcgaccaccaacagtacattgacacaactgaccctgagcttgatggatggagcgtGAAAAACTACACAACCagttaggaattttcctccatgcctttccctccatatccatagcaagtatACGATGGTAACCCTCGTAGAACCCAATATAGTGCAGATAACTATTAAGAAACATAGTTGCTGATTTTGACAATGTCCACTCAGCCTCctcaccccatttagattccttaaagatccatactgtagttttagatgagtagatgtctaCACCCACGCACTAACCATCCTCctccatatattcaaacacatggaagtgtgaggaggctATCGGATAAAACCCCAATCGAGCCTTACCAACAGAATGGATTATAAGTGGCAGTACCTTCAACTCCTGGGTTGTtgaattgcagacaacatagtggtatccatcagccccaaggcaccagcatagggTGAGGCTGTTGCAGCAATCTAAGACTGCTACATTGTTCATGGTGAAGggaaagaaggacaaggaggggtaaacACCAATGATGCTAGTGAAGTTTCTTTGGCCATAGATTCCATCGTAGAAGAAGCCAGCCATAGTTTGAGGCATCAACTTATGGTTGTCCAAGATGATGCATCtctaggagcgatagacacatttgcagtagaacaaggagcgggcgaggaggtggtggagaatctCAACAAAGACATCGTccatgaggctggccagtgcattcctcttgttgggggcctccttcatTTCATCGTGTGCatgcagtaggatgagagcttgctcagtaatgagatcactaaggAGGAAAATAATCTAACAAAGATCCATCattgaagtccacaactcatatcaaagtgcaactttaacaaccattaacaatattcatggtacgacctcatctaaatttagagtagcaccacatagatatatataactcaaactagagtagtagttaatgaagctgtaaccattacaattccagctaaatcaagtctaaccatcacacttacaatcagtacacgagctcagagcttcttccataggatacagacaaagattaagaggactacaattacaatagttttgaaggACGAAGAGGGTGGAGCAGCTATTGGGTTTTAaagatagaagtcatcatcatgagctaaggctagatttgagttggttcttgacttgaaggcatcaattccttcttcataggagttatactttttataacaagcaccacgaaacctatgaacttgtctatggtagtCAGGCCAGTTGTAGTAAACTCTTGGCTCATGGCCATCGAACACAACATAGCAGGGACGATTCATCTCAAATCTGCACAACCCGAATAGGCTgcctcagttttcacaagtagaatgttagtgaacaagtggtagtgatcatcattggcatcagtagaaacatgtgcagcttagacattaattagtggcctcagccatgtgaatgatggacacaaagcattgatttgctttcgatgccttcatcttatttggaaccaaatggagaacttggttgtcaacaaggagaagacatagaaagcaaacatatgagctgcatcctaatacatccaacagccatgtagacatcattggcacaaaaatgtggcctcagatatgttacaagttcaaaataccataaggactcaccgGTGGCACTGGAGCATACAAAATAGAAATGTAGAATCAAACAAGCACTAGACagaaaaaaatagtttaaggcagaagcgaAGGGCCTGCTTGTTTGCCTAGATAGATCTGCAGGTGACACGCACTGATAGAAAACCAACTAGTGCCatctcctagttcttttcatcatcattggcctaaccagatctgaaatgctacaatgtttcttgtatacctcatgttcaagcaaggaccaaaatagtgaagcgaaTAGGAAAATGCGAGAAAGGAGACCTGGGGATCGGATCTGTCGCCTCTGCCGTGGCACACGACAGACATGGATGCTAATGCCATCGTGCTTCACTAGAAAGACCCACCGCCTAGCGTCCAAAAGGAAGCCTGAGCCACCACAGCGCACTGAGGATCCTCCGTTGCCGCTGACGTCGCCGTCGCAAGTCCAAtgggcatagatttgtttccacttgcaggggatagggatatatccaatatataagCCAACCTGtccacacagagaacatataGTGCTCCAAAGACATGTTAACCCATCTAGGAGGCTAGCATAGTGGTGAAGACGGTCTATTCCTTACTctgggtcctgggttcgactcctaggtctcatggtttttttaGTTTGAATTAATTAAACCCTGGCGggaacaagtgacacgcaagccattgggtcccataggtcagatggagatggagaaaggtcccataggtacacatgacatgTAAGCCATCGGGTCTCAAAGGTCAGATAGTCCcgtaggtacacgtgacacgcaaactatcgggtcccacaggtcggatggagatggagaaaggtgcctTTGGGTCTCAcaagtcggatggagaagggtccacaagcacaagtgacacgcaagccgtcgggtcccacaggtcagatggacATGGAGACAGGCCCCATAGGTTTGGGTCCCACTGGTCGCATGGAAAAAgagtcccataggtacacgtcgcatggagaaaggatcgagcaaagacttttatgacgaactgcaagcatcatggatgagtaactgtaggtcccacgggtacacgtcggatggagaaggtaCATGTGGAGATTTATGACGAAGCGCCATCGTTACAGATCGAATATTATTCGTCATAGATCAGTAATTAattcaatgacgaagccctgttTGTCATAGTTCTGAATAAGATCATCACAGATCAGCAGGAACAGTCGCGCGAGTGATCTGTGACGAAATGCTATGCTGTTCTGTGACGATACCTGATTTTGTCATAGATAAGGGGGTTCGAGGTCCGTCACCGTGATCTATGGCGAAACCAAAAATTTTGTCATAAAAAGTGATTTTTATGACGGTTTCGTATTCGTCATTAAAATtgttgtcatagaagtggatattacTAGTAGTGTGTGGAATCGCTAATGCTCACGCTCGGGCATCGGTCTGTCTGGACCCAAAAAAATAAATTTCCCCATGCTGAGTTGGACCCGAAAAAAATCAAATCTTCCCATGCCGCACTTGTCTCCTAACTCCTCGCTCGTCCGTCGTGTGGCCGTCCGCCCGCCCCACTCCGCTATGCCGCCGCTGCCATCCCCCGTGGCGCGTCCATCCCACAGCACGGCGCACTCCAgtgcgccgccaccgccatccccTGTGGCGCCCTCATCCCCTGCGGCACCTCCGTCCCTTGCAACGCCAATGTCGGGCTCCGTCCTTCCATCGCGCCCAGGCCAGGCAACCATGAGAGGGGGCGTCACTGGCTGGGCCTAGGCTAGACGTAGGTGCAGCTGGCCGCTACTAGACCACACTACCATTTTTGTCCGTCGGCTGGCCGAAACCGGCCGTTCCCCTGCTCTACGCTGCGTCGTacggaagaagggtgaaaaacgcatgttgcaagccttatgtttcaagtgttttagatatttcataggtatgttggaagtgtttcatatggatattgcaaaagtagatcgggatgttacatatgttgcagtagttgtacatgtatgttgcaagcttctgttcccaatgtttcatctatttttccagacgtatgttgcaagtgttttttggatattgcatatgtttcacacaaatgttgcaagtgtttttatctagatattgcatatgttttgcaatgtcttctcaagtgtttttgcaagtgttgaagacgcatgtttcaagtgtttcatccgtctttagacgcatgttgcaaatgtttcatatggttgtttcaaaagtagatcagatgtttcatacatatgttgtaaatattttatatggatgtttctgaagtagacgtatgttgcaaatgttttatatgCATGTTTCAACCGCTGGAGCACCATGCATATGTGTGAGAAGCGGATGGAGCGTTGTGCGGCTACGGGCGCAGGAAGTGGAGGGGATGCGCGGGGAGCGGCGCGGGCGACCCCCGCCTAGTAGGGGCGTGCAGCAGACgcagacgtccggacgctagtatATATGCATGTCGCttttgtggctagtgatgatcatgctcaaaTTAAAATGGATAAGCGATCGATTTGGAGTGTCGCTCCTACCCTAGTTGGACTTGTTTGTACAAAATGGGAAAGGGCATCATGGTGCAAGCTACTCGATCGTGATTTGAAAAGGACGACGCATGGGACACAATGCCAGAACAACACAGCACACTCAATATCCAGTGGTCTGGTTTTCGTATCCACATCATCATATATTCATGACCGATGCAATCTCTTGCTGCCAAAAGGATCGGACCAAGGGCTAGCTTCTGGAAGCAAGCAGAGTCACATGGTCTCCTCCAAGACCAAGAGTTATTCTCGGTCAGATGCCATCATGCATCTTTCACACGCAGGACGCATACACCCTAGATATTTCACAGATACAGCAGCAGTGCTTCGTTTCGTTCATCGATCCTTCACCATTCCAACACATCCGATCCATCATCCATGAGACCATGACACCAATCAAATCGTGAAAAGGAAGGCAACAACATGGTGTGGTGCATAGCATGTGCCTGGGCCCACAACCTTCTAGAAGCTAAGCCATCATATATAGCAACAGTACACCTACAGTGGCCTTCTAGAAGCTAAGCCATCATATATGTCAGATATCTATATACGGGTATTCGAGACAAAGGATTAATGAGCGTCACGTCGGTTCATCTGATGGTTAAGGACGCAACTgcggcctcgtccgacccccaggggctaggccacgcctcgtccgactccgaggacgaggtttctgcctcgtccgaccccaaggcgagGGCTCCGATTCTGAGACAAGGTTTCCAAGGCGTGGGCTCCGACTCTgaggacgaggtttccgcctcatccaaccccaaggcgtgggctccgACTCCAAGGACGAGGTttctgcctcgtctgaccccaagGTGTGGGCTCCGACTCCTCTGACCCCAGGGCGCAGGCTTCGACTCATCCGGCCCCACAGGGaaggctctgcctcgtccgacccccgagggtgggATTCCGTCTCGCTTGGCCCCTAGGGCAGGATTTCTACCTTGCCCATTCCCTGGGGGTCAGATTTGCTACCGGACAAAATCAATGGCCCCAGGGTGGGACCCAAACTGCTTCAACCACTATGGCGTGGAGGCGCACGCCCGGGAGCACGTCTCAGGCGCATCCTAATATGACTAGCGGTTGTATcaggccatgctgggagactcacgTTGCCCACCGTATCAATAGGCcagcactatgctgccaactccatgcctgaccaccgtccaacaCCAGTCGACCGACGCcagttgactggcactgtaccgcTAGCCCCCCGTATGGCCTATGTCaagggaccctttgaccattccgtctgctcggatgggatggaggACAAGAACGGTGCACGACGCCCGCACATATGCTGCAATGGCCAATAGGACCCCGGTGCGACGTCGCAGCCATCACGATCTACAGGGTTAGCAGGACCCACGCGAAGAGGACGACGGCACACCCctgggagccttatttctcttttcgTTTTCCCTCTTCCCGTTCCactgtaacccctgctttcccttggcctataaaagggaaagctagGCGTCCCACTAAGGGGCATCGGTTCACCGCACCGCAAGAGATCGATCGACCAATAGATCGAGCAGGAGAAGCATCGAGCAATCGAAccatagagacttgggacctcctccctctctcgccagtttgtaaccccctactacaaactccatgatggtaacacgagcagcccaaaactagacgtagggatattcgGCCTGAaatagtataatccttgtgtccttttagcacaccatctgggtcaGATATGCAATAAtgcaaatttactcattggtgtttacttgaaacaccgatagttgatgCGCCAGGTgggggccttttgcgcgtctcgacatcaACACCAAGCCTCGAATGGCTAGCCACAACATCAGCTAGGtctcgggcgcacacgtgcgcttcgaggacctagacttcatcatcatggcgGAGGCAGAGCTGGCATGGGTGCCCGTTGTCGTTCCACCCCTCCACTCCACCAGGCTCGACGCGATCACCAAGATGCTCAAAGAGCTACAGCTGCATGCGCCAGAGGCCCACACCCcaaggagcgaccagctcctcgactttTTCTATGGGAGGTTGGAGCGTCAGCTCGATGTCTTCCTGGGACCCCAACCATCCTAGGAGGGCCTGCGCCACCTCACTTTCTTGTTCGCCAACATCATGGCGCAACTTACCgggggagagccgctctccccaaaatACCTCATCTGGAGCACCCTGACAGTGctcccattcggtctccgcaatgccgcagagaccattggccaccttgtggtgcaacgCTTGATTCCATCCCCCACAAatgacgagttcatgggggtgatcgaatatgtcatggagtctttccatgacatCCTCGcagaggagctagagtcgccctctggctctgactccagcagggggagccatcacccctctcatgaatgcttcatgacaggtacccctaagggacatgtcaaaagcatccacgaggaggaggctaccccgatgaACGACCTCGATGGCGAGGTCAAGGGGGATGCAGGAGCCCCACCCCGCCTATAGGTGGAGTAGCTGAAGGCCCGGCACCTAGAGCTTAAGGAAGtgcgactccagctcgagcaggaacacatGGAGCTCAATCATGAGATCGAGCACCACGGAGATGGGGGGCATGCACGCGCCATGGTCCATGATGTGAACCAGAGGATCGTTGAGGATAATCAAGCACTCCTGCACTTCGCctaggcaagctagaacatcgctgctgcggcagCCTTGCTCAGGGCGCTTCCAGAGCCTACGACACCCGAGGATCGATGGGCCCAtcacgagattcgcacgctgcttgaGCATGCGGATGCACAGCAGGCCAAGAGCTTGCTATCTCGATGACAGGAGCTCGATgctagccagcgcacgcccttagTGTGACCCGAtagggatgcatcagtccaccaggcatcGCACGGTGGTAGGCCACGCATCACGGTTCTGGTACAGGAGCATCTCGGCCACAACTATGACATGCGTGACACCCTCAATGCCGCTGATGTACCCACAGCGATGCGGGGGAGGGGGCCTACCGCGGTGGGTGTTACGACCACGAGGAGGACCAAAGTCATAGGCCCAAACCAATGGGGTCCCAGGCCTTTGGTTGGCATATCCTCAAGGCGGCGCTCCTGCCTCGATACCGCCCGCTGactaacatcccaaaatactctggggaaacgaaCCCTAGCTTGTGGCTCGAGGACCACCGGCTCGCCTACCAGGCCAGTGGTGCGGTTAGTGATGACTTCATCATCCACAATCTCTCCCTATTCCTGGCCGACTCGGTGcgaacatggctggagcacctctgGCCCAACTGTGTTCTGAGTTGGGTAGACCTGAAAcaaatctttgtggggaacttccagggcacttacaCATGCCCTGGGAACCCCTGGGACTTGAAGAATTGCTgatagaagtcgagatagactcTCTGTGAGTACATCTgatgcttctcccggtagtgcaacgagctccccaaTGTCGCTGATGCCGATGTCATCGGAGCCTTCCTATTAGGGACCACCCTTGAGTCCCTAGTCCATAAGTTGGGACGTAAGGGCCCatagactaccaaggaactccttgacatcGCGACCAACCATGCTTCCGAtgaggaggtggttggagcaaTTTTTGATCGCTCCAGAGGCAAGGCAATGCAGGATGAGGACGCCGATGAAGGCCCCTCTGACCATTCGAATAAGAAAAAGAACCGAAAAGGGCGCGGGGGTTCGCTCGTGTCCACCATCGAGCGAAAAGACGGTCGAGCGCTGGCCGAGGGCACCCTTGATCACTTCGACAAGCttctcgaggggccatgcccaagccACGCCTTCCCCGTCAAACACATGTACAAGGACTGCTCCCACATGAAGTGTTTCTTCACCGGTGGCTCCAAGAAATGGGAGCAAAAGCAGAAGTCCGAGGCAGAAGCCGACGCTGCCAAAGAGAAGAATGGTGGCTTTCCATCACtgaatggctacctcatgatctttggtgggccagAGGCATATGGCTCCAAGCGCTGATAGAAGCTCACGCACCGAGAGGTCTATGAAGCCAAGCCCGCCGTGCTCGCTGTCCTTGAATGGTCAGGGTctcccataaccttcgaccgatcTGACCACTCGGATAGCATCACACACCCAGGCAGGTACCTGCTCATGGTTGACCCTATCATCAGCACGAAGTGGCTCtccaaggtactaatggatggaggtagtggcctcaacatcatgtacgccgagacgCTCGACATTATGGGTATCGACAAAGCGCGCATACGGCCAACcagggcgcctttccatggcatcatgctggGAAAGCAGGCCATACCAATTGGGCAAATCAACCTACCTATCACCTTTGGGAATCCATCTAACTACAGGACAGAGACCCTccccttcgaggtagtcgggttccccCTGGTCTACCACACCATTTTGGGGcaaccatgttacgcgaagttcatggccgtccccaactacacctacctcaagctcaagacaTCGAGTCCACGCGGGGTCATCATCGTCGACACTTCTTTTCAGAGGGGATACGAGTGTGAGGTCAAGAGCTATGAGCTCGCTTCAGCGACCCTTGCTTCCGAGGAGCTCACAGCCATTAGGAAGGATGTCGTCGAAGGAGCACCCGACACGAAGCGGGTGGCTAGATCCTTTGAGCCTACGGAGAATGTCATGGAGGTCCTTGTCAACCCTAACAACTCTAACGACAAGACGGTGCGCATTGACACCGCCCTCTCCCCCAAGTAGGAaggcacgctcgtcgacttcctccatgccaattgagatatctttgtgtggaaaccctcggatatgctgggAATTttgagggaagtcgccgagcatgccttgaagatcaggtcgAGCTCCAAGCCGGTCAAACAACGCCTTCACTGCCTCAACAAGGAGAAGCAGAGGCTCATCGACGAAGAAATCGCTAAGCTCTTGGCGTCCGGTtttatcaaggaagtataccatccggagtggttatccaatcccgttcttgtaaaaaagaaaagtgggaaatggagaatgtgtgtcgactacacgagCCTCAATAAGAAGTGCCTGAAGGattcgtttcctttgccatgcatagatcaggtagttgactcaacctcagggtgcgaaaccctatgcttccttgatgcgtactccgggtatcatcagatcacgatgaaagagtctgaccaacttgtgacctctttcatcaccccgttcggaTTGTTCTGCTATGTTACAATGCcattcggactcaagaacactgAGGCTACATACTAGCACtgcatgaccaaatgctttggagacctcatcgggtggactatTGAGgcttatgtggatgacatcgtagtcaagtccaagcataCCGACCAACTCATGgccaacctagagcagacctttagGAAGCTCTGAgagaacggcatcaagctcaaccctgagaaatgcatctttggggtcccaaggggcatgttgCTCGGATTCATTGTCTCtgagtgtggcatcgaagccaacctagtaaaaatctcaaccatcatgaagatgggccCAATTCCAAACCTAAAGGGAGTTCAGAAGATTACCGGGTGCCTCGCAGCGCTTAGTCGCTTCATTTCATGCCTCAGCGAGTGGGGGCTCCCCCTTTACCGGCTCCTAAAGAAAACCAACCCATTCACGTGGACACCTGAGGCtaaggaggcgcttgacaaactTAAAGTGCTCCTGATGAAGGCCCCGATTCTGGTCCCGCTGGCTGAGGGAGAGCTGCTCCTACTCTATGTCGTAGCAATGACTCAGGTGGTCACTGCTGCCTTGGTTGTAGAATGAAGAggagagggacatgccctcaaggtATAGtgccccatgtacttcattagcgaagtcTTGTCCGActctaagacacgctacccctaGATCCAGAAGCTCCTTTACGCCATcctgatcaccaagaggaagctacgccactactttgactcACACTAGATGACCATCGTGTCATCCTTCCCCCTCGGCAAGGTTGTCTAGAACCGGGAGGCCACGGGGAGAATCACGAAATAGGCACTCGTGCTGATGGATTAGGGCATCATGTATGCCCCATGAATGGCCATCAagtctcaggtactggctgactttgTGGCCGAATGGACCGAGACCAAGATGCCACCAGCGGCCGTCGATCAGGAGTACTAGACGATATACTTTGatagatcactgatgaagaagggcaccggcgtCGAGCTGGTTTTTGTTTCCCCCCTCAGGGTGCGCATGAGGTATGCAATTCACATCCACTTCctagttttaaataatgtggctAAGTATGAGGCACTCGTCAATAGCTtgcgcatcgccattgagttgggcatccatGGCatgacgtccgaggcgactcgcaataggtcatcgaccaggtcatgaaggagtcaagctatcacaatgccaagatggctgcatattgtcATGAAGTCCGACAGTTGGAgaacaagtttgatggcctcgaactcaaccataTCCCAAGGTGGCTCAACGACATAGCCGACACATTTGCGAAGATGGCATcgagccgagagccagtccccaCCGGCATCTTCGCTAGCGACCTACACAAGCCCTCGGTCTGATATGAGGAACTAGAATAGACTAGCAATGAGCTGCCAATTCTAGGCTCGGGGGCTGATCGACCCTTAGTTCCAtctgaccctgaggtcatggaacttGTCAAAGACCCAGTGGCGGAGCCTGACCCTCTGATCTAATGGAGAACACCTTATCTCGATTGCCTCTTCCACGAGGTGCTCCCTGTCGACAAGACAGAGGCCCGATGGCTCACACGTCGTGCCAAGACCTTCATCCTCATCAAAGAGGAGCTCTACAAGCGCAGCCATACCAGAATCCTACATCATTGCATCCCCACCGAGTAGGGCAAGGACCTGCTAGAAGACATCCATGGAGGGGTCTACGGACATcatgccgcacctagaaccttggttggaaacacattccggcaaggtttctactagccaaccacGGTGGCCGATGCCGAGCAGGTCATACGCACCTGCAAAGGATgatagtactacgctcggcagactcacctGTCGGCCTAagcgctccagatgatccccatcacgtggccgttcatggtctaggggctcaaccTAGTAGGGCCCCTTAagagggcgcccgggggctttacgCACTTACTTGTCACCGTGGATAGgttcacaaag encodes:
- the LOC136470090 gene encoding uncharacterized protein, producing MDGGSGLNIMYAETLDIMGIDKARIRPTRAPFHGIMLGKQAIPIGQINLPITFGNPSNYRTETLPFEVVGFPLVYHTILGQPCYAKFMAVPNYTYLKLKTSSPRGVIIVDTSFQRGYECEVKSYELASATLASEELTAIRKDVVEGAPDTKRVARSFEPTENVMEVLVNPNNSNDKTVRIDTALSPK